Proteins co-encoded in one Methylomonas albis genomic window:
- a CDS encoding MJ1255/VC2487 family glycosyltransferase has translation MKIFYGVQGTGNGHITRARVMAKELYAAGFDVTFQFTGRPADKYFDMEVFNGYQVKTGLTFNTHNGQVSYMKTALDASPIRFVRDINSLDLSAYDLVISDFEPVTAWAAKRQKKKVLGIGHQYAFRHSIPRAGGDPIAEQVMKYFAPADIGIGLHWHHFGQPILPPIIETPEFPQNTQANKIVVYLPFEDPHAVVKLLCPFENFEFHLYSPEPAVSKYPHIVCKQLSREGFQRDLYDCAGIISNAGFELASESLQLGKKILVKPLHAQMEQISNAAALKQLGYGHTMFDLDEAVIEDWLHNPHAVHVTYPNIAKVIVQWLKDGMPAMDAEFTERVWESVQVLQIKY, from the coding sequence ATGAAAATTTTTTATGGTGTGCAAGGCACGGGCAATGGTCATATCACCCGTGCCAGAGTGATGGCAAAAGAGCTGTATGCGGCGGGTTTTGATGTAACTTTCCAGTTTACCGGACGGCCTGCGGATAAATACTTCGACATGGAAGTGTTCAATGGTTATCAAGTCAAAACCGGCCTGACCTTTAACACCCACAACGGCCAGGTCAGTTATATGAAAACCGCGTTGGACGCCAGTCCTATTCGGTTTGTCAGAGACATCAATAGCCTGGATTTAAGCGCTTACGATTTGGTGATCAGTGATTTCGAGCCGGTTACCGCCTGGGCCGCGAAACGGCAAAAGAAAAAAGTGCTGGGCATCGGCCATCAATATGCGTTTAGGCACAGTATTCCTCGGGCCGGCGGTGATCCGATCGCCGAGCAGGTGATGAAGTATTTCGCGCCGGCCGACATCGGTATCGGTTTGCACTGGCATCATTTCGGCCAACCGATTTTGCCGCCGATTATCGAAACCCCTGAGTTTCCACAAAACACCCAAGCCAATAAGATTGTGGTGTATTTGCCCTTCGAAGATCCGCATGCAGTCGTTAAGCTGTTGTGCCCGTTCGAAAATTTTGAGTTTCATCTGTACTCGCCGGAACCGGCGGTGTCGAAATATCCGCACATCGTTTGCAAACAGCTGTCCAGAGAAGGCTTCCAGCGTGACTTGTACGACTGCGCCGGCATCATCAGCAATGCCGGCTTCGAACTGGCCAGTGAGTCTTTGCAATTGGGCAAGAAGATTTTAGTGAAGCCCTTGCATGCGCAAATGGAGCAGATTTCCAATGCCGCGGCGTTAAAGCAGCTGGGCTACGGTCACACCATGTTTGATTTGGACGAGGCGGTGATCGAGGACTGGCTGCACAATCCCCATGCGGTGCATGTTACCTATCCCAATATCGCCAAAGTGATCGTGCAGTGGCTCAAGGACGGCATGCCGGCAATGGACGCGGAATTCACCGAGCGGGTTTGGGAGTCGGTTCAGGTGTTGCAGATAAAATACTAA
- the gcvH gene encoding glycine cleavage system protein GcvH has protein sequence MSETPEDLKYAETHEWAKLEDGNVVRVGITDFAQSELGDIVFIGLPDVGRVVAAGEQLAVVESVKTASDLFSPVSGSVLAVNDAVSDEPEQVNDGAYQTWLFCIKADNPAELEQLLDADAYRALIED, from the coding sequence ATGAGTGAAACACCTGAAGATTTGAAATATGCCGAGACCCATGAATGGGCCAAGCTGGAAGATGGCAATGTGGTGCGCGTCGGTATCACCGACTTCGCGCAGTCCGAGTTGGGCGACATCGTCTTTATCGGCTTGCCCGATGTGGGCCGGGTCGTAGCCGCGGGAGAACAGCTGGCGGTGGTGGAATCGGTTAAAACCGCGTCCGATCTGTTCAGCCCGGTGAGCGGCAGTGTGCTTGCGGTCAACGATGCGGTATCGGACGAGCCGGAGCAGGTGAATGACGGCGCTTACCAAACCTGGTTGTTTTGCATCAAAGCCGATAATCCGGCTGAACTGGAACAATTGTTGGATGCCGATGCTTATCGGGCTTTGATCGAGGATTAG
- a CDS encoding HyaD/HybD family hydrogenase maturation endopeptidase, protein MASASANILLLGIGNLLWADEGFGVRVVEHLQKHYRFPDNVQVVDGGTQGVYLIEHVQAADVLVVFDAVDYGLPPATMKRIENDEVPNFLGAKKMSLHQTGFQEVLALAQMLGQYPQHLLLIGVQPEELEDYGGSLRPAVKAQIQPAIDMALTYLQDFAVQAECVATPQELADPILNIQRYEQERPTPEQACRLGDERIVLSAAFAVKPPPAFDQPSLQVDVDFRGKY, encoded by the coding sequence ATGGCAAGCGCTTCAGCCAACATCCTGCTGCTCGGCATCGGCAATCTGCTGTGGGCCGACGAAGGCTTTGGCGTGCGGGTGGTCGAGCATCTGCAAAAACATTACCGTTTTCCGGATAACGTACAAGTGGTGGATGGTGGCACGCAGGGCGTATATCTGATCGAACATGTGCAGGCGGCAGATGTGCTGGTGGTGTTCGACGCGGTCGATTACGGGCTGCCACCGGCCACGATGAAGCGGATCGAAAACGACGAAGTGCCGAATTTCCTGGGCGCCAAGAAAATGAGCCTGCATCAAACCGGCTTTCAGGAAGTCTTGGCGCTGGCACAAATGCTCGGACAATATCCGCAGCATCTATTGTTAATTGGAGTGCAGCCCGAAGAGCTGGAAGATTATGGCGGCAGCCTGCGGCCCGCCGTCAAGGCGCAGATTCAACCGGCCATCGATATGGCTTTGACCTATTTACAAGACTTTGCTGTGCAGGCCGAATGCGTCGCTACCCCTCAGGAATTGGCCGATCCCATCTTAAATATCCAACGCTACGAACAGGAACGTCCTACGCCCGAACAAGCCTGCCGGCTGGGCGACGAACGCATCGTATTATCCGCTGCGTTTGCAGTGAAACCGCCACCGGCGTTCGACCAGCCCAGCCTGCAAGTCGATGTCGATTTCCGGGGCAAATACTGA
- a CDS encoding hydrogenase small subunit yields the protein MIETFYDVMRRQGITRRSFLKFCSLTAASLGLSPAFAPKIAHAMETKPRIPVLWLHGLECTCCSESFIRSGHPLAKDVILSMLSLDYDDTIMAAAGHNAEAIVTEIVEKYKGNYILAVEGNPPLAEDGMYCIIGGKPFVEQLKYAAESCKAIISWGSCASWGCVQAAKPNPTRATPVHKVPGLADKPIIKVPGCPPIAEVMTAVVAYLLTFDKLPTLDKQGRPQMFYSQRIHDKCYRRPHFDAGQFVEQWDDEAARQGHCLYKMGCKGPTTYNACSTVKWNEGTSFPIQSGHGCIGCSEDGFWDKGSFYDRLTGINQFGIEANADVVGGTAAAIVGAGVAAHAGLTALNNAKQAGDKQPGAQQ from the coding sequence ATGATCGAAACCTTTTACGATGTGATGCGCCGACAAGGCATCACCCGCCGCAGCTTTCTGAAGTTTTGCAGCTTAACGGCTGCGTCGCTGGGCTTGTCGCCGGCCTTCGCGCCGAAAATCGCCCATGCGATGGAAACCAAACCGCGCATCCCGGTACTGTGGCTGCACGGTCTGGAATGTACCTGCTGCTCGGAATCGTTTATCCGCTCCGGCCATCCCTTGGCCAAAGACGTGATTCTCTCGATGCTGTCGCTGGATTATGACGACACCATCATGGCCGCCGCCGGTCATAACGCCGAAGCTATCGTCACCGAGATTGTCGAAAAATACAAAGGCAATTACATCCTGGCCGTGGAAGGCAATCCGCCGCTGGCCGAAGACGGCATGTATTGCATCATCGGCGGCAAACCGTTTGTAGAACAACTCAAATACGCTGCCGAAAGCTGCAAAGCCATCATTTCCTGGGGCTCTTGCGCTTCCTGGGGTTGCGTGCAAGCTGCCAAACCCAATCCAACTCGGGCGACGCCGGTGCATAAAGTACCCGGCTTGGCCGACAAACCCATTATTAAAGTCCCAGGCTGCCCGCCGATTGCCGAAGTGATGACCGCCGTGGTGGCTTATCTCTTAACCTTCGACAAACTGCCGACCCTGGACAAACAAGGCCGGCCGCAGATGTTCTACAGCCAACGCATTCACGACAAATGCTACCGGCGGCCGCATTTCGACGCCGGCCAATTCGTCGAACAATGGGACGACGAAGCCGCGCGCCAAGGCCATTGTCTGTACAAAATGGGTTGCAAGGGGCCAACCACGTATAACGCCTGCTCCACGGTGAAATGGAACGAAGGCACCTCGTTTCCGATTCAATCCGGCCACGGCTGTATCGGTTGTTCCGAAGACGGTTTCTGGGATAAAGGCAGCTTTTACGACCGCCTCACCGGTATCAATCAATTTGGTATCGAAGCCAATGCCGATGTGGTCGGTGGCACTGCCGCCGCGATTGTGGGTGCCGGCGTTGCCGCGCATGCCGGTTTGACGGCTCTAAACAACGCCAAACAAGCCGGGGATAAACAACCAGGAGCGCAGCAATAA
- the msrP gene encoding protein-methionine-sulfoxide reductase catalytic subunit MsrP, which translates to MKLPGIPAIPASEITPRELFYQRRHFMQLALGGSAALLAGAAVGGEKLASSLSEAYGLTDKLTPLEDVSQYNNFYEFDTSKEGPAKLAGSLKTRPWTVSVEGEVRKPKQFAIEDLLKLAPMQERIYRLRCVEAWSMVIPWLGYPLAELLKQVEPTSEARYVEFVSLHDPEQLPGQRRAVLEWPYREGLRIDEAMHPLALLTFGLYGEVLPNQNGAPVRMVVPWKYGFKSAKSIVKIRLLKQQPTTSWMQAGPGEYGFYANVNPEVDHPRWSQAKERRLGNFLKRPTLPFNGYAEQVASLYTGMDLTKNF; encoded by the coding sequence ATGAAACTTCCCGGCATCCCCGCAATTCCTGCTTCCGAAATCACGCCTCGCGAGCTGTTTTACCAGCGCCGGCATTTTATGCAGTTGGCACTCGGCGGATCTGCCGCGTTGCTGGCGGGAGCTGCTGTTGGCGGGGAAAAACTGGCAAGCAGTCTCTCCGAAGCTTACGGCCTGACCGATAAACTGACGCCTTTGGAAGACGTCAGCCAATACAATAATTTCTACGAATTCGATACCAGCAAAGAAGGCCCTGCCAAACTGGCCGGTAGCTTGAAAACCCGGCCCTGGACGGTCAGCGTGGAAGGCGAAGTCCGAAAACCTAAACAATTCGCCATCGAGGATTTATTAAAGCTAGCGCCGATGCAAGAACGTATTTATCGTTTGCGTTGCGTGGAAGCCTGGTCGATGGTGATTCCTTGGTTGGGTTATCCCTTAGCGGAGCTGCTGAAACAGGTAGAGCCGACCAGCGAAGCGCGTTATGTGGAGTTTGTCAGCCTGCACGACCCCGAGCAACTGCCCGGTCAGCGTCGCGCTGTACTGGAATGGCCGTATCGGGAAGGATTGCGGATAGACGAAGCCATGCATCCCCTGGCTTTGCTAACTTTTGGTTTATACGGCGAAGTGTTGCCCAATCAAAACGGCGCGCCGGTCAGAATGGTCGTGCCCTGGAAATACGGTTTCAAAAGCGCCAAGTCCATCGTCAAGATTCGCTTGCTCAAGCAACAACCCACGACCAGTTGGATGCAAGCCGGTCCCGGCGAATACGGTTTTTATGCCAACGTCAATCCGGAAGTCGATCACCCGCGCTGGAGCCAAGCCAAAGAACGCCGCCTGGGCAATTTTCTGAAGCGGCCAACCTTGCCGTTCAACGGCTATGCCGAGCAAGTTGCTAGCTTGTATACCGGTATGGATTTGACTAAAAATTTTTGA
- a CDS encoding carbohydrate kinase family protein, translating into MSALICGSMAYDTIMVFHDKFKHHILPEKVHMLNVSFLVPAMRREYGGCAGNIAYNLKLLQEEPSIMATVGHDFEPYAHWLSQCGISSRYIKVLDDHYTGQAYITTDVDDNQITAFHPGAMSFSHLNAVPADSGITIGIVSPDGKQGMQEHAQQFVEQGIPFIFDPGQGMPMFDGDELLAFLELANYATFNDYESELMQQRTGLTLEQVAEKVDALIITLGGNGSKVYTRGECIDIPPAKPKQLLDPTGCGDAYRAGLLYGLINDYDWDVTGRIASLLGAIKIEHNGTQNHTFSMAEFKKRYEDTFGSTF; encoded by the coding sequence ATGAGTGCATTGATCTGTGGCTCCATGGCCTACGACACCATCATGGTGTTTCACGACAAATTTAAACATCACATCCTCCCAGAGAAAGTACACATGCTCAATGTGTCTTTCCTGGTGCCGGCCATGCGCCGCGAATACGGCGGTTGCGCCGGTAACATTGCCTATAATTTGAAATTGTTGCAGGAAGAGCCATCCATCATGGCTACCGTCGGTCACGATTTCGAACCTTATGCGCATTGGCTGAGCCAATGTGGCATTTCCAGTCGTTATATCAAAGTGTTGGACGATCATTACACCGGCCAAGCTTACATCACCACCGACGTAGACGACAACCAAATCACCGCTTTCCATCCCGGTGCCATGAGCTTTTCGCATTTAAACGCCGTGCCTGCCGACTCAGGTATTACCATCGGCATCGTCTCGCCCGATGGTAAACAAGGTATGCAGGAACATGCGCAGCAGTTTGTCGAACAAGGCATACCGTTTATTTTCGATCCCGGCCAAGGTATGCCGATGTTCGATGGCGACGAGTTGTTGGCGTTCCTGGAACTGGCCAATTACGCCACCTTTAACGACTATGAGTCGGAATTGATGCAGCAACGCACCGGCTTGACTTTGGAGCAAGTTGCCGAAAAAGTCGATGCCTTGATCATCACCTTGGGCGGCAATGGTTCGAAAGTGTACACGCGCGGCGAATGCATAGACATTCCGCCCGCCAAACCCAAACAATTGTTGGATCCCACCGGCTGCGGCGATGCTTATCGGGCCGGTCTGCTATACGGTTTGATCAACGATTACGATTGGGATGTGACCGGTCGGATTGCTTCCCTGTTGGGCGCGATCAAAATCGAGCATAACGGCACCCAGAATCACACCTTTAGCATGGCGGAATTCAAAAAACGCTATGAGGATACCTTCGGTTCGACATTTTGA
- the mazG gene encoding nucleoside triphosphate pyrophosphohydrolase, with protein sequence MSLTKTQELLALMARLRDPEKGCAWDVKQDFHSLIPYTIEEAYEVADAIERKDFDDLRGELGDLLLQVVFHSRIAEERGLFNFEQVAAAISEKLVSRHPHVFADVKFDTDEQRQQAWDDAKAEERRQKQPAQQTESVLAGVAQSLPALVQCEKIQNRAASHGFDWPEAEPVFDKVREELQEVHEAWQSGDQPHIQEEIGDLLLVVVNLARHLKVNPEIALREATKKFTRRFNYIEKQVEASGRELRDCELAELDGLWNEAKIHLKAAHKDG encoded by the coding sequence TTGAGTTTGACTAAAACCCAGGAACTGTTGGCTTTGATGGCCCGCTTGCGCGACCCCGAAAAGGGTTGCGCCTGGGACGTCAAACAGGATTTCCATAGCCTGATTCCCTACACTATCGAAGAAGCCTACGAGGTGGCCGACGCCATCGAACGTAAGGATTTCGACGATTTGCGCGGCGAATTGGGCGATCTGCTGTTACAAGTAGTGTTTCACTCGCGGATTGCCGAAGAGCGCGGCTTATTCAATTTTGAACAAGTAGCGGCGGCGATCAGCGAGAAGTTGGTCAGCCGACACCCGCACGTGTTTGCCGACGTCAAATTCGACACTGACGAACAGCGTCAACAAGCCTGGGATGACGCGAAAGCCGAAGAACGGCGGCAAAAGCAACCGGCTCAGCAGACCGAAAGCGTATTGGCCGGGGTCGCACAAAGTCTGCCCGCTCTGGTGCAGTGCGAGAAAATTCAGAACCGCGCTGCCAGCCACGGTTTCGACTGGCCGGAAGCGGAACCGGTATTCGACAAAGTGCGCGAAGAATTGCAGGAAGTCCACGAAGCTTGGCAATCCGGCGATCAGCCACATATTCAGGAAGAAATCGGCGATTTGCTGCTGGTGGTTGTCAATCTCGCCCGACACCTGAAAGTCAATCCGGAAATTGCCTTGCGCGAAGCCACTAAAAAATTCACCCGCCGGTTTAATTACATAGAAAAACAGGTGGAAGCCTCCGGCCGCGAGTTGCGCGATTGCGAATTGGCGGAACTGGATGGTTTATGGAACGAAGCCAAAATTCATTTAAAGGCAGCGCACAAAGATGGCTAA
- a CDS encoding efflux RND transporter periplasmic adaptor subunit produces MRIALFLTGLLGVFSLMPNAALADDDDARSSTRQTNPNTDPDILQLDQTGQRLAGIQTQTLTAVQQTPEFAAYGTVLNPEPLLNIRQQFLAASAQQDSAKARYSEAAQNLNRTRDLHQHDIVSTRRLQEQQAIWQADKANLASNSYQQQLIAANSRLLWGDTLSNWFTKAQDKNAIQLLEHRAQLLQITLPANSQLDPSVNVIHIHERGLRQAALPAILISSAPQVDPVSQGPRYFFKCADCRLPFGTHITAWIPEGGRADSGVTIPQSALIWHLGQAFAFIKTDANHFSRCALNHYSGNSQGYFVADGLPPGAEIVTTGAQTLLSQQLKGLIPDEDKD; encoded by the coding sequence ATGCGAATAGCACTTTTCCTCACTGGCTTGTTGGGCGTTTTTAGTCTTATGCCAAACGCCGCATTGGCGGACGATGACGATGCGCGGTCAAGCACCCGGCAAACCAACCCAAATACCGATCCGGACATCTTACAGCTGGACCAAACCGGCCAGAGATTAGCCGGCATTCAAACCCAAACACTGACAGCGGTCCAGCAAACGCCGGAATTTGCCGCTTACGGCACGGTGCTCAATCCGGAACCGTTACTCAATATTCGCCAGCAATTCCTGGCCGCCAGCGCCCAGCAAGACAGCGCAAAAGCCCGATACAGCGAGGCGGCGCAAAATTTGAATCGCACCCGCGACCTGCATCAACACGATATTGTCTCCACCCGCCGCCTGCAGGAACAGCAAGCCATTTGGCAGGCCGACAAAGCCAATCTGGCCTCCAACAGCTATCAGCAACAACTGATCGCGGCCAACAGCCGGCTCCTTTGGGGCGACACTTTGAGCAATTGGTTTACCAAAGCCCAGGATAAAAACGCCATACAACTGTTGGAACATCGCGCCCAATTGCTGCAAATCACCCTGCCCGCTAATAGCCAGCTCGATCCATCCGTCAACGTGATTCATATCCACGAACGCGGCCTACGTCAGGCCGCCTTGCCCGCCATCTTGATCTCCTCGGCACCGCAAGTCGATCCGGTGTCGCAAGGTCCTCGTTACTTTTTCAAATGCGCGGATTGCCGCCTGCCGTTCGGCACCCATATTACCGCCTGGATTCCGGAGGGCGGCAGAGCCGACAGCGGCGTCACTATTCCACAATCAGCCTTGATCTGGCATCTGGGCCAAGCTTTTGCATTTATCAAAACCGATGCAAACCATTTCAGCCGGTGTGCGCTCAACCACTACAGCGGCAATAGCCAAGGTTATTTCGTGGCCGACGGCTTACCGCCTGGCGCGGAAATCGTAACTACCGGCGCGCAAACGCTGTTATCGCAACAATTGAAAGGTCTGATACCCGACGAGGATAAGGATTAG
- a CDS encoding nickel-dependent hydrogenase large subunit has protein sequence MTVRNTPNGFNLNDAGRRVVVDPVTRIEGHMRCEVNIDDDNIIRNAISSGTMWRGLEVILKGRDPRDAWAFVQRICGVCTGTHALTSVRAVEDALKIKIPENANSIRNIMQLSLQAHDHLVHFYHLHALDWVNPVNALKADPVATSALQQQISPSNPKSSPGYFRDTQNRLKKFVESGQLGPFKNGYWTNPAYLLPPEADLLAVTHYLEALDFQKDIMKIRTIFGGKDPHPNWLVGGVPCAINLDGVGAVGAINMERLNLVSSIIDRTITFIDQVYIPDLLAIAQFYKGWMYGGGLAGASMLSYGDIPDKANDYSAANLLMPRGAIINGDLTKVHEVDLTDPEQIKEYVPHSWYKYPDEALGLHPYDGITEPNYKIGAKTKGDRTNIQELDESAKYSWIKAPRWRGHAMEVGPLARYVIGYAQGNKEITEQINFVLKTLDVPVSALFSTLGRTAARGLEAQWAAGKMRYFMDKMIANLKTGDLATANVERWDPETWPSSVKGVGFTEAPRGALGHWLKIEDTKIANYQCVVPTTWNGSPRDEQGNIGAFEASLMNTKVEVPDEPVEILRTLHSFDPCLACSTHVISPDGTELTRVKVR, from the coding sequence ATGACAGTCCGAAACACCCCCAACGGTTTTAACTTAAACGATGCCGGCCGCCGCGTCGTGGTCGATCCGGTGACCCGCATCGAAGGCCACATGCGCTGCGAAGTCAACATCGACGACGACAACATCATCCGTAACGCTATCTCCAGCGGCACCATGTGGCGCGGGCTGGAAGTGATTTTAAAAGGTCGCGACCCGCGTGATGCCTGGGCCTTCGTGCAACGTATCTGCGGCGTTTGTACCGGTACCCATGCACTGACCTCGGTGCGGGCGGTGGAAGATGCGCTGAAAATCAAGATTCCGGAAAACGCCAACTCGATCCGCAACATCATGCAGCTGAGTTTGCAGGCGCACGATCACTTGGTGCATTTCTATCATTTGCATGCTTTGGATTGGGTCAATCCGGTCAATGCCTTGAAGGCCGATCCGGTCGCGACTTCGGCTTTGCAGCAACAGATTTCGCCTAGCAATCCCAAATCTTCGCCAGGTTATTTTCGCGACACGCAAAACCGTCTGAAAAAATTTGTCGAATCCGGCCAGTTGGGTCCGTTCAAGAACGGCTACTGGACCAATCCGGCCTATTTGCTACCGCCGGAAGCCGATTTGTTGGCGGTCACCCATTATCTGGAAGCGTTGGATTTTCAAAAAGACATCATGAAAATCCGCACCATCTTCGGCGGTAAAGACCCGCATCCGAACTGGCTGGTAGGCGGCGTGCCGTGCGCGATCAATCTGGATGGCGTCGGCGCGGTGGGTGCGATCAATATGGAGCGCTTGAATCTGGTTTCTTCGATCATCGACCGCACGATCACTTTCATCGATCAGGTTTATATCCCGGATTTATTGGCGATCGCCCAGTTCTACAAAGGCTGGATGTACGGCGGTGGTCTGGCCGGCGCCAGCATGCTGTCTTATGGCGATATTCCCGACAAGGCCAACGATTATTCCGCCGCCAATTTATTGATGCCGCGCGGCGCGATCATCAACGGCGATCTGACTAAAGTCCATGAAGTTGATTTGACCGACCCCGAGCAAATCAAGGAATACGTGCCGCACTCTTGGTACAAATACCCTGACGAAGCACTGGGATTGCATCCCTATGATGGCATCACCGAACCGAACTATAAAATCGGTGCCAAAACCAAGGGCGACCGCACTAACATCCAGGAACTGGATGAAAGCGCCAAATATTCTTGGATCAAGGCTCCGCGCTGGCGCGGTCACGCCATGGAAGTGGGTCCGCTGGCGCGCTATGTGATCGGCTATGCCCAAGGCAACAAGGAAATTACCGAGCAGATCAATTTTGTTTTAAAAACCCTGGACGTGCCGGTCAGCGCCTTGTTCTCCACCTTGGGCCGTACCGCTGCCCGTGGTCTGGAAGCGCAATGGGCGGCCGGCAAAATGCGTTATTTCATGGACAAGATGATCGCCAATCTGAAAACCGGTGATTTAGCCACCGCCAACGTCGAGCGTTGGGACCCGGAAACCTGGCCGAGCAGCGTCAAAGGCGTAGGCTTCACCGAAGCGCCGCGCGGGGCTTTGGGGCACTGGCTGAAAATCGAAGACACCAAAATCGCCAATTACCAATGCGTAGTGCCCACCACCTGGAACGGTTCGCCGCGCGACGAGCAAGGCAATATTGGCGCCTTCGAGGCCTCGTTGATGAACACTAAAGTCGAGGTGCCGGACGAGCCGGTAGAAATTTTGCGCACACTGCATAGTTTCGACCCGTGCCTAGCTTGCTCGACCCATGTGATCAGCCCCGATGGTACCGAATTAACTCGCGTCAAGGTCAGATAA
- a CDS encoding protein-methionine-sulfoxide reductase heme-binding subunit MsrQ gives MSWQTLDDVNLRRLKVLVFLTALLPLALLLTAAWQDKLGANPIEKITHNTGYWTLTFLLISLGVTPLRQLSGVNWLIRLRRMLGLFAFFYACLHFLTYLVLDQFFDWSAIAKDILKRPYITVGFAAFLLLIPLAVTSTNAMQRRLGGKNWKRLHRLAYLIAGAGVAHFAWLVKKDLSRPLLFGAVLAVLLGLRWFYRFRASRLRRSYSSV, from the coding sequence GTGAGTTGGCAAACGCTTGACGATGTAAACCTCCGCCGGCTAAAAGTGCTGGTGTTTTTGACGGCTTTGTTGCCCCTGGCGCTATTGTTGACGGCCGCCTGGCAAGATAAATTGGGTGCTAATCCCATCGAAAAAATCACCCACAACACCGGTTATTGGACATTGACGTTTTTACTTATAAGCCTGGGCGTCACCCCGCTAAGGCAACTGAGCGGGGTAAATTGGTTGATACGGCTAAGGCGTATGCTGGGCTTGTTTGCCTTTTTTTACGCCTGTCTGCACTTTCTGACTTATCTGGTTTTGGATCAGTTTTTCGATTGGTCAGCAATAGCCAAAGACATCCTGAAACGCCCCTACATTACTGTCGGTTTTGCGGCGTTCTTGCTCCTGATTCCTTTGGCCGTAACCTCCACCAATGCTATGCAGCGCCGACTCGGCGGCAAAAATTGGAAACGCTTACACCGCTTAGCCTACCTGATCGCCGGCGCCGGCGTAGCGCACTTTGCCTGGCTGGTAAAAAAAGATTTAAGCAGGCCCTTGCTGTTTGGCGCAGTGCTGGCCGTGTTATTGGGCTTGCGCTGGTTTTATCGTTTTAGAGCTAGCCGTTTACGTCGTTCATATTCCTCGGTTTAG
- the cybH gene encoding Ni/Fe-hydrogenase, b-type cytochrome subunit, which produces MSAPLAPVYVYELPVRLWHAVNALAITVLAVSGYLIASPIPSPVGEASEHFLMGYIRFAHFAAGYVLVIGLLGRLYWAYAGNEHARQIFFPPLLQAHFWDGVLQEVRWYAFIAKAPRHYIGHNPLAILAMHFVLVWGSLFMIFTGFALYGEGEGQGSWQYALFSSWLLPLFGDSQTVHTWHHLVMWFIVCFVLIHIYVAVREDKLSGQSMLSTIVNGWRTFKDDKPVDDAH; this is translated from the coding sequence ATGAGCGCGCCGCTGGCTCCGGTTTATGTTTACGAATTGCCGGTCAGGCTTTGGCACGCGGTCAATGCCTTGGCAATTACCGTGCTGGCGGTTAGCGGCTATTTGATTGCATCGCCGATACCATCCCCGGTCGGCGAAGCCAGCGAACATTTTCTGATGGGCTATATCCGCTTCGCGCATTTTGCCGCTGGCTATGTCTTGGTGATTGGCTTGTTGGGGCGCTTGTACTGGGCTTATGCTGGCAACGAACATGCCAGGCAAATCTTTTTTCCGCCCTTGTTGCAAGCGCATTTTTGGGACGGCGTCCTGCAGGAAGTGCGTTGGTATGCCTTTATCGCCAAAGCACCGCGTCACTACATCGGTCACAATCCGCTGGCGATTTTGGCGATGCATTTTGTATTGGTGTGGGGCTCGCTGTTCATGATCTTCACCGGTTTTGCCTTGTATGGCGAAGGCGAGGGCCAAGGCAGTTGGCAATATGCTTTGTTCAGCAGTTGGCTGCTGCCGCTGTTCGGCGATAGTCAAACCGTACACACCTGGCATCACCTGGTGATGTGGTTCATCGTCTGCTTTGTGTTGATTCATATCTATGTCGCGGTGCGCGAGGACAAATTGTCGGGGCAAAGCATGCTGTCCACCATCGTGAATGGTTGGCGAACTTTTAAAGACGATAAGCCGGTTGATGATGCGCATTAA
- a CDS encoding diacylglycerol kinase yields MANQNAKGFKRLINACFFSIAGFKATWQHEEAFRQEVALFVITTPLAIWLGQTAIEKVLLIGSMVLVLLVELLNSAVEAVVDRVGFEHHELSGRAKDIGSAAVMLSLIWAGVTWALILL; encoded by the coding sequence ATGGCAAACCAAAATGCAAAGGGATTTAAGCGGCTGATTAATGCCTGTTTTTTTTCGATAGCCGGTTTCAAAGCCACTTGGCAACATGAAGAGGCGTTTCGCCAGGAAGTGGCCTTGTTCGTGATAACGACGCCGCTGGCGATCTGGCTGGGCCAAACCGCCATCGAAAAAGTCTTGTTAATCGGCAGTATGGTATTGGTGTTACTGGTGGAGCTGTTGAATTCCGCGGTGGAAGCCGTGGTGGATAGAGTAGGTTTCGAGCATCACGAACTATCCGGACGTGCCAAGGACATAGGTTCGGCGGCGGTCATGTTGTCCTTGATATGGGCCGGCGTGACCTGGGCGTTGATTCTTTTGTAA